A window from Fictibacillus halophilus encodes these proteins:
- a CDS encoding NUDIX hydrolase gives MKWEGASCICVNEGKLLMVLQGTANEEKKWSIPSGGREGNESLEECGMREVWEETGYVVKVNEKLHIKEGISQNIHFKVHYFLTELVSGSSVIQDPDGLIHDIRWVSLKELETLTLSFPEDRELLQSYLSPSEKII, from the coding sequence ATGAAGTGGGAAGGTGCCAGCTGTATTTGTGTGAACGAGGGGAAGTTATTAATGGTTTTACAAGGAACTGCTAATGAGGAGAAGAAGTGGAGTATTCCTTCTGGAGGCAGAGAGGGCAACGAGAGTCTTGAGGAATGCGGTATGCGTGAAGTGTGGGAAGAAACGGGTTATGTCGTAAAGGTAAATGAAAAACTACATATTAAAGAAGGAATCTCACAGAACATTCATTTTAAAGTCCACTATTTTTTAACAGAGTTGGTGAGCGGTTCTTCTGTCATCCAAGATCCGGATGGTTTAATTCACGATATAAGGTGGGTATCCTTGAAAGAGTTAGAGACGCTAACCTTATCCTTTCCAGAAGACCGAGAGCTTTTACAAAGCTATTTATCACCATCAGAAAAAATAATCTAG
- a CDS encoding L,D-transpeptidase, whose amino-acid sequence MPYEIYISTTRKRLALVKDGKVIKRYPIGVGKMLTPTPTGTYTIINKAPNPGGPFGVMWMGLSRPHYGIHGTDTPSSIGKNVSKGCVRMHNNHVLELSKIVPIGTKVVIRA is encoded by the coding sequence ATGCCTTATGAGATCTATATTTCAACAACAAGAAAAAGACTAGCCCTCGTAAAAGATGGGAAAGTAATCAAACGCTATCCGATAGGCGTTGGAAAAATGCTAACACCTACTCCAACCGGAACCTATACCATAATTAATAAAGCACCAAATCCAGGTGGACCGTTCGGAGTCATGTGGATGGGACTCTCACGTCCTCATTACGGCATACATGGCACAGATACACCATCATCCATCGGCAAGAACGTATCCAAAGGCTGTGTACGGATGCATAATAATCATGTTTTAGAATTATCTAAGATTGTACCGATTGGGACGAAGGTGGTTATTAGGGCATGA
- a CDS encoding helix-turn-helix domain-containing protein, translating into MVGQRIRYYRKTKGLTQEELAQGICSVSYLSKIEKGDAKSSEEVINLLCDRLGISPEEVDESKILEMLNEWNLMMVDRQFEEAGNTFIEIKEKMEGITDPSLRLRYELFYSRYLMVIEPPLLDETKEKLEGIEKLLDHLSNDLKFYYYMFWGMYYNFNKKYNEALNYLHKAEKQFNQTSNIQDSEAAVNYYLLALTYSFLMRVTSITTYTFKAIYIFDRDYNYSRSADCQILLGISYRRAKQYDLAETHLKNALKYSTMFKDETLNGIIYHNLGYISSCKKEHLKAIDRYEKSLGFKQSQSPQNMANTIYLLASEHYELGNFEKVKALIKSGLDLVDEEQESYYNLILLQYKMDGIESEEYIQYLRKKAIPFFEQKGIWEYVSNYAELLADMFFNQGHYKKASEYYRVANNARKNIF; encoded by the coding sequence ATGGTCGGTCAACGAATAAGATATTATAGAAAAACCAAAGGCCTAACCCAGGAAGAGCTGGCACAGGGAATTTGTTCTGTCTCATACTTGAGTAAGATTGAGAAAGGGGACGCCAAATCAAGCGAAGAAGTCATTAATCTGCTTTGCGATCGTCTAGGTATTTCGCCGGAGGAAGTGGACGAAAGTAAGATCCTTGAGATGTTGAATGAGTGGAATTTGATGATGGTTGATCGTCAGTTTGAGGAAGCGGGAAATACTTTCATTGAGATAAAGGAGAAAATGGAAGGTATTACTGATCCAAGTTTACGATTAAGATATGAACTATTCTATTCAAGATATCTAATGGTTATTGAACCACCTTTGTTAGATGAAACGAAGGAAAAATTAGAGGGTATTGAGAAACTATTAGACCATCTCTCTAACGATTTAAAGTTCTATTACTATATGTTTTGGGGTATGTACTACAACTTTAATAAGAAATATAACGAAGCACTAAACTATCTTCATAAAGCAGAGAAGCAATTTAATCAAACTTCAAATATTCAAGATTCAGAAGCCGCTGTTAACTATTACCTTTTAGCGTTGACCTATAGTTTTTTAATGCGTGTAACTTCTATTACTACTTACACGTTTAAAGCTATATATATATTTGATAGAGATTATAATTATAGCAGAAGTGCAGATTGCCAAATCTTATTAGGAATAAGTTATAGACGAGCAAAGCAATATGACTTAGCTGAAACACATCTAAAAAACGCTTTAAAGTATTCCACAATGTTCAAAGATGAAACACTTAACGGGATTATATACCACAATTTAGGATACATTTCTTCGTGTAAAAAAGAGCATTTAAAAGCAATAGACCGCTATGAGAAAAGCCTAGGTTTTAAACAAAGTCAATCCCCTCAAAATATGGCTAATACCATTTATCTATTAGCATCAGAACATTATGAATTAGGAAACTTTGAAAAAGTAAAAGCATTGATTAAATCCGGTTTAGACCTTGTAGATGAGGAACAGGAATCTTACTATAATTTAATACTTCTTCAATATAAGATGGATGGAATTGAGTCTGAAGAATATATTCAATACCTTAGAAAAAAAGCTATACCTTTTTTCGAACAAAAAGGAATATGGGAATATGTTTCTAACTATGCCGAATTATTAGCAGATATGTTCTTTAATCAGGGGCATTACAAAAAAGCAAGTGAATATTACAGAGTTGCAAATAATGCAAGAAAAAACATCTTTTAA
- a CDS encoding HD-GYP domain-containing protein: MIRNIKLAQIFIVGSAFIQALHHFFIEPLESFYPFLFLFLIGFLPAWGIHRIQEQYTKLAFVLCSVYVVSISYFFVTYPIVQAAYFFLPVSALLLNDKRLYYVSSIGGLISYLLLSNEPLKDYLAFISIYVIFCSLLFMAQRIVYQSVAEKEAIQQGVKAFSLAVEAKDVYTQGHSKRVALYAMILAKHGQFKNIEWEELELTALIHDIGKISTPDAVLLKNGKLTQEEYEIMKKHPVDGMMLAKSFGYSDRVLTGILHHHERYDGLGYPHRLKGKDIPIYSRILAVADSFDAMTSNRAYRQGMTPWEAKKEIENQSGKMYDPFIVEVFMRAYYDMLLICEDHSENIWMGNSSHKEIASGLNGGKNS, encoded by the coding sequence ATGATACGTAATATTAAGCTTGCTCAAATATTTATTGTGGGGAGTGCCTTCATTCAGGCTCTCCATCATTTTTTTATAGAACCACTAGAAAGCTTCTACCCCTTTCTTTTCTTATTTTTGATTGGGTTTCTTCCTGCTTGGGGAATCCACCGTATACAAGAACAATACACAAAATTAGCTTTTGTTTTGTGCAGTGTATATGTCGTTTCGATTTCCTACTTTTTCGTTACCTATCCAATCGTGCAGGCCGCATACTTCTTTTTGCCTGTATCTGCACTTCTTTTAAATGATAAGAGGTTATATTATGTGTCAAGTATAGGTGGCTTGATTTCATATCTCTTGTTATCAAACGAACCATTGAAAGACTACTTGGCGTTTATCTCGATCTATGTGATTTTCTGTTCCCTTTTGTTCATGGCTCAACGTATTGTTTATCAATCGGTTGCAGAAAAAGAAGCGATTCAGCAAGGTGTAAAAGCATTTTCGTTAGCTGTTGAAGCGAAAGACGTTTATACACAAGGTCATTCGAAGAGAGTAGCACTTTACGCCATGATTCTTGCCAAACATGGTCAATTCAAGAATATAGAATGGGAAGAGCTAGAGTTGACAGCTCTTATTCATGATATCGGAAAGATTTCTACACCAGATGCTGTCCTGTTAAAGAACGGAAAATTAACACAAGAAGAGTACGAAATTATGAAAAAGCATCCTGTTGATGGGATGATGTTAGCAAAATCTTTCGGATACTCAGACCGTGTCTTAACAGGAATTCTTCATCATCATGAAAGATACGATGGTCTAGGCTATCCACACCGTTTGAAAGGAAAGGATATCCCCATCTATTCTCGTATCTTAGCCGTTGCCGATTCTTTTGACGCGATGACGAGTAACCGTGCGTATCGTCAAGGTATGACGCCTTGGGAAGCAAAGAAAGAGATCGAGAACCAATCAGGAAAAATGTATGATCCATTTATCGTGGAAGTGTTTATGCGCGCATATTACGATATGCTTTTGATCTGTGAAGACCATTCAGAAAATATATGGATGGGGAACTCCTCACATAAGGAGATTGCTTCTGGATTAAACGGAGGAAAAAACAGCTAA
- a CDS encoding D-alanyl-D-alanine carboxypeptidase family protein, which translates to MKKLSLILVFSLVMLVNTKFVQATGENTPEIKSESAVMIDAKTGDILYQKNSSEQMYPASITKIITGILAIESGKLDESVVISSDAVRAEGTRVYLMEGEQVPLKKLVQGLLINSGNDAAVAIAEYLAGDVDSFADEMNAFAEKVGAENTHFVNPNGLFDEEHYTTAEDMAKITQYAMQNEEFREIVSTKELPWVGEGWETTLRNHHQLLWDYPGTIGVKNGYVDESKHTLVTAVSRDNMDVIIVTLKAPTSRAAYWDTMALGDYGFANFERKTLTAGTEIEALNGDTYPLKEDLAVTLPKGEEPVQEVNSDGELQLKDANGNVLLTHTLFKEKEKEATTTVDSKSVEEVDSTFMQSVVKAGIFLYSGLLLLLAFLVILRMRSQKHKHKKMRQVARSYVK; encoded by the coding sequence ATGAAAAAACTTAGCCTAATTCTTGTTTTTTCACTAGTTATGCTTGTAAACACAAAGTTTGTTCAAGCAACGGGGGAGAACACACCAGAAATTAAAAGCGAAAGCGCTGTAATGATTGATGCGAAAACAGGAGATATTTTATATCAAAAAAATAGCTCAGAACAAATGTATCCAGCTAGTATTACAAAGATCATTACAGGGATTCTGGCTATTGAATCAGGCAAGTTGGATGAATCTGTTGTAATCAGCAGCGACGCAGTGAGAGCTGAGGGGACACGCGTCTATTTGATGGAAGGCGAGCAAGTACCTTTGAAAAAACTTGTTCAAGGCCTTTTAATTAACTCAGGTAATGATGCAGCTGTTGCGATTGCAGAATACTTGGCAGGGGATGTGGATTCCTTTGCTGACGAAATGAATGCGTTCGCGGAGAAAGTAGGAGCAGAAAACACTCATTTTGTTAATCCGAACGGACTTTTTGATGAAGAACATTATACAACAGCCGAAGACATGGCGAAAATAACTCAATACGCGATGCAGAATGAAGAATTTCGTGAGATCGTATCAACAAAAGAATTGCCTTGGGTTGGAGAAGGCTGGGAAACAACGTTAAGAAATCACCATCAGCTTTTGTGGGATTATCCGGGTACGATTGGTGTTAAGAACGGATATGTGGATGAATCCAAGCACACTTTAGTTACAGCTGTATCGCGTGATAATATGGATGTGATCATCGTTACACTGAAAGCTCCCACGAGTCGAGCGGCTTATTGGGACACAATGGCGCTCGGTGACTATGGCTTTGCAAACTTCGAACGAAAAACACTGACTGCTGGTACAGAGATCGAAGCGTTAAACGGAGACACTTACCCGCTAAAAGAGGACTTGGCCGTTACTTTGCCAAAAGGAGAAGAACCGGTTCAGGAAGTGAATTCAGATGGGGAACTTCAATTAAAAGACGCTAATGGTAATGTTCTACTCACTCATACTCTTTTTAAGGAGAAAGAAAAAGAAGCTACAACTACGGTCGACAGTAAGTCGGTAGAAGAAGTAGATTCAACCTTTATGCAATCTGTTGTGAAAGCAGGAATATTTTTATACAGTGGATTGCTTCTATTGCTCGCATTTCTAGTCATTTTAAGAATGCGCAGTCAAAAACACAAGCATAAAAAAATGAGACAAGTTGCTCGCAGTTACGTGAAATAA
- a CDS encoding magnesium transporter CorA family protein: MEETSVYGWKWHRHECHEETIHDLIADTKGCKNWLSNIKEDKVNYLRIEKDSDGDQIVRGSLTYKQDPDNQSDFEVFHFYIRPKSLITVGLDLSRIQGDNREACDHLILEEKTPVEGFIILLGELINYFLDGIDALEVKLKELQRDVQRNNHTNLLNSIYDRRIELINWSDLTLPVHETQMAIKEAFLDEITETRAYKRIETRIDRTTSLLSHYRQDIDTLLNLEEVLSSHRGNEIMKTLTVFTVIFTPAMGLGAIWGMNFKNMPELDWKLGYLYAMLLIVGSTIGVYIWLKMKGWTGDLLRGKKNKKHFD; the protein is encoded by the coding sequence ATGGAAGAAACGAGTGTTTATGGTTGGAAGTGGCACCGTCATGAGTGTCACGAAGAAACGATTCATGATTTGATCGCAGATACGAAAGGCTGCAAAAATTGGCTGAGTAATATTAAGGAAGACAAGGTTAATTACTTAAGAATTGAAAAAGACAGTGACGGAGATCAAATTGTTCGCGGATCGCTTACGTATAAACAAGATCCGGATAATCAATCTGATTTTGAAGTGTTTCACTTTTATATCCGACCCAAATCTTTAATCACAGTTGGATTAGACCTTTCACGTATCCAAGGAGATAACCGTGAAGCTTGTGATCATTTAATTTTGGAAGAAAAGACACCTGTGGAAGGTTTTATCATATTACTGGGTGAATTAATTAATTATTTCTTGGATGGAATTGATGCATTAGAAGTGAAGCTTAAAGAGCTTCAACGTGATGTTCAAAGAAACAATCACACTAATTTATTGAACAGCATCTATGATCGACGAATCGAGCTGATCAACTGGAGTGATTTAACACTCCCTGTTCATGAAACGCAGATGGCAATTAAGGAAGCATTCCTTGATGAGATCACCGAAACGCGAGCGTATAAGCGAATTGAAACTAGAATCGATCGAACGACTTCACTGCTCTCTCATTACAGACAAGACATCGATACTTTGTTAAACCTTGAAGAAGTTCTTTCTTCTCATCGTGGAAATGAAATCATGAAGACGTTAACCGTGTTTACCGTAATTTTTACTCCCGCAATGGGCTTAGGCGCAATCTGGGGTATGAACTTCAAGAATATGCCTGAGCTCGATTGGAAGCTTGGTTATCTTTACGCCATGTTATTAATTGTAGGTTCTACAATAGGTGTCTATATCTGGTTAAAAATGAAAGGTTGGACGGGAGATTTATTAAGAGGGAAGAAAAACAAAAAACATTTTGACTAA
- a CDS encoding antibiotic biosynthesis monooxygenase family protein: MYTVFSTFDVPNEKADEVINIYKNRSRSVDKADGFVDFLLLQNDKRAGELTVQLLFDSKDAYLKWVRSEEFKKIHDLEKKYPDQELAAVIPTVKQYKVVAK, from the coding sequence ATGTATACCGTCTTTTCTACGTTTGACGTTCCAAATGAAAAAGCTGACGAAGTTATAAATATATATAAGAACCGTTCTAGATCAGTAGATAAAGCCGATGGTTTTGTTGACTTTTTATTGCTTCAGAATGATAAACGGGCGGGTGAGCTGACCGTTCAACTCCTTTTTGATTCTAAAGACGCTTATTTAAAGTGGGTAAGAAGTGAGGAGTTTAAGAAGATCCATGATCTAGAAAAGAAGTATCCTGATCAAGAATTAGCAGCTGTCATACCCACTGTAAAGCAATATAAGGTGGTTGCCAAATGA
- a CDS encoding DNA-3-methyladenine glycosylase I: protein MNRCKWSEESEMLQQYHDNEWGQYVVGDNRLFECLTLELFQSGLSWKTILHKRENFRNAFAQFEYEKVMQFGEKEIEALLADAGIVRHRKKIEATIENAKRVHDLVKEFGSFEEFLKQLPHETAEKQKMLKKTFKHVGLTTAESFLEATGRIQASHSEQCFMVSK, encoded by the coding sequence ATGAACCGATGCAAGTGGAGTGAAGAGAGTGAGATGCTGCAGCAGTATCATGATAATGAATGGGGTCAGTATGTGGTGGGAGACAATAGGTTATTCGAGTGCTTAACACTGGAGCTGTTTCAATCGGGTTTAAGCTGGAAGACCATTCTTCACAAAAGAGAAAACTTCAGAAATGCGTTTGCACAGTTTGAGTATGAAAAGGTCATGCAGTTTGGCGAAAAAGAGATTGAAGCTTTACTAGCTGATGCTGGGATCGTCAGACATAGAAAAAAGATTGAAGCGACGATTGAAAACGCAAAGAGAGTCCACGATCTTGTAAAAGAGTTTGGCAGCTTCGAAGAGTTTTTAAAGCAACTACCACATGAAACAGCGGAAAAGCAAAAAATGTTGAAAAAGACATTTAAGCACGTTGGTTTAACAACGGCAGAGAGCTTTTTAGAAGCTACGGGTCGCATACAAGCGTCACACAGTGAACAGTGCTTCATGGTATCCAAGTAG
- a CDS encoding DinB family protein — protein MNATASLTETLLEELYVVVRTTNQLLKKADSSVYDFRPVENMRSFLELANHLVQIPHIDLAILQEKSEQEIRQLEKKLAAENVTELTHVLEEGYHLAKSYFLSLSEEDFLKKETKAFYAEKGATQAKWLVEIVTHSYHHRGQLFTYLKQTNHDVNMFDLY, from the coding sequence ATGAATGCAACGGCTTCCTTAACAGAGACTTTACTCGAAGAATTGTATGTTGTGGTTCGTACGACCAATCAATTATTAAAAAAAGCAGATTCTTCTGTTTACGATTTTCGTCCCGTTGAAAACATGCGTTCTTTTTTAGAACTAGCTAATCATTTGGTTCAGATTCCTCATATCGACTTAGCGATTTTACAGGAAAAATCGGAGCAAGAAATTCGTCAGCTCGAAAAGAAGTTAGCTGCTGAGAATGTAACAGAATTAACTCATGTATTAGAAGAAGGTTACCATTTAGCTAAATCTTATTTTTTGTCTCTTTCCGAGGAAGATTTTTTAAAGAAAGAAACGAAGGCGTTTTATGCTGAGAAGGGTGCTACTCAAGCAAAATGGCTAGTTGAAATTGTCACCCATAGTTATCATCACCGTGGGCAGTTGTTTACTTATCTAAAACAGACTAATCACGATGTGAATATGTTTGATTTATACTAA